Genomic DNA from Podospora pseudoanserina strain CBS 124.78 chromosome 4, whole genome shotgun sequence:
TTACATCACTGGCAGGAGTGGCATTCAAAGAGGTGGGACACCTGATAAGTGTTCCGTAGCCCCTATTCGATTATAAGGACAAGACAGACCGTGGTTTGGTGACACGAACTTCTGCGGGACGAGTGAGAAGTGAGGCGGGTCAACAGCGCCTTGGTCATCTCACTGgatgttgggttgttgggagggttTCTGTCAAAGAAAAGGGGTGTGGTGCCAGACGATTCGTACATTGTGTGTGAGGGCACGCGAGGGCTGCGGTCGAGGTCGGTCAATGCTAGTGATGCCTGATCCACCTCAAGGCCGTTGCCATTGTTGGTGTTCCGCCTATCTAGAATCCGCCTTCGGTAGCCCACGGCGATCGCAACAGGGACCGGATAAGGGACGGCAGTCCCTGCTTTGCAACGTTCTTGCTTCCGTCCGCTTGACTGCTCTTGAGTGTTCGACCCTTCGTTCCTATCTTTTTTCTCCTGCAATCGCGGTTGACAGAGAGCGGCATTGGACAGAGATAtcgactttttttcttctttttttttttttttggcaaaATTCTCAAAAGTTTTGTGGGCATGGCGCTACGTCAAAGGCCGGCGTCCAGGATCACACCGGCTCCTCGGCGTATAAGACGCTTTCGCACATTctacacccccctccccggcatGAAATATGTACGGCGAGGAATCTTTCCATGCCACCCCGGCCGCTTTCTGGATGCTCGCCATCGTCGAGAAGTGTCGGTGAGGGACAAAACTCTGCAACATCGGTTGGTGATGTCCCATAGCCGCTTCAAAGTTGCCTATTCTTGACGAGGTGATCGAGAGGCCGGCTGCGAGGATCGATACATTCTTCACCAGGCAAcctgtttggtgatggggtgtgCTTTTGGATGGACCAGTCAGTGCTCAGCGGATCTCGAGAATCCAATCGGGGGCCGGGTGCATCTGCATCCTGAAGGTGCCGACGCAGGCCCATTGGCCATTCAGCGGTCTGCACCCAAACAGCCTGCTGATATTGGACATCAACGCATCAGACAATGGGCCCAGCAACCATTAGGGCAGCGAAGCATAAACCGTACATGCCACTCCCACACTCCCCCGTATACTAGATATCGTGACTCACCAGTTGCCATAGGGCAGATGGCACCCACcgaagagagaggaaaagtGTGCTTTTTGTTGGATGCCGCTCATCTCATGTCTCTCACCGTCTCCCTGTCCTCCCTCGACATTTGTCGCTTTCGCTTCACCCCTTTCGCCGACGGCGCTGGTCCAGGGGTCAGATGAAAATCGCATTGGTTCGGGGAAGAAAATTTTTTACGGTGAGCCAAAAGGGAGCAAATCaatcagaaaagaaaatgattGACGGGGGTCGGTGCCGTGCACCTCGACCGGGGGTTAAGACGCGAGCAAGGTAGGGGTGTGCTTCTTCtagaaaaaaaacaaagcGTGCCCGGATTCACCACTGGGCAGTACGACTGCCAAGCCTGCCAAGACAAGACGAAAATGAAGGTGAAGGGAGGTGTGCGCTCCATTGACGGCGCTAGGATACCAAGGCCGTGTGATGGTGTGTTGCTTCGTGCATGATGGGCAGGGCTTCTTGATTTGACGGATTGACCCGCGGCTGTTCTTGACCGTGCCGTGATACTGTGTCCTCACCGTGGATGCTCCGGGGTGCTTTTGGCGAAGGACACGGTGAGCGGAGATGTGTCATCAAGTGGGATCAAAGGGATGCCGTGCCGAAGGCTTGGGTAAGCTGCTGTCTTGTTGAGAAAAACCGTGATAGGCGAGGTGCGGCAGCGATATTGTAAATGTTTGCTAGCCTTTTGGGCAGTCTGGTCGTATGCCATGGGTATCTTCCAGGCCGTCCGTCCGCTCGTCCTCCGACGCACACACGGCAGAGCTGCTTGGATTTGTGACAGTGTTTCTATTCAGGCGATATGGTCTCGGTACCGGCAGAATCAAGAATGATTGGCGGTTGGTGTTATTTGTGAGGACAGAAAAGCTCGTGCTCCAGATCGTCTTCGTACACGAGGTCGCACGTTAATTTTCCGTTTAAGATGCTGGAATTTTGCTGAACATCGCACAACAGTCGATATGAAGCGGTGGATGGTGGCCGAAAAAGAGAAACGTGTGGATGGGATATCGAAGGAGATGTCCAAAGATTAGAAATTCCATGATTTAAAAAGAAGGCAAGTGGAGGGGTGGAATATTCCATGGAAATTCGTGATTGGCCCTCGAGGCGGCCGCATGCAAGTCCCGCCAgatctcccccacctcaaaCGGGCCTGCAGGTCGGTGCATCTGGGACACGTGAGCTACAAACGCCCGCACTCCTGCGCCGAACAATCGGCCCCCCGCGCCGGACGACGGTGACAACCGTTCCCGCTTGGCGGGCTCCGATGATCTCCGGCCAGGCTATCTGCGAGATCCAGGTTGGGGATAGGGACGTGGTGGCCAGCAACCACATGACGGTCATCTGGACCTTGGACCTACATACGTTATCTGGGTGGTTATGCTTGTGCCGCTGTGtgcatcatcaacatgtcACAGCTTCACACATGCAACCCCGCATTTCACCATCCCAATATGGCAGATCATTCATACACTAGAGGGGCGAAAGAAGGCAAGCAAACGTCACCGAACTGGCGCCTTCATAATCAAACCTCTCGCCTGCTTCCGAGTACTCCGTCAACTATGACTCTTTGTCTCTACGTGCCCATCCCATCTTGCACCTCCTCGATGATGAAGCTCAACGCCGCCGctgatcatcaccatcacacatGGTTGAAGGCACCTATCTGCTGACGACGGTTCACAATCATCTCTCCCAAGATTGCTCACAGCTCAGCAGGCACGGAGTATTATCCGGCGGCAACATATACCCCGAAACGCAATTGATACGAAGCGCTAAGCGACTCTGTTTGCAGCCTCGTCCACAAGGCCACGACATTTCTCGTGGTCAGATAGGCCAGGGTGGCCCAAGCCGCTGTTCCGGATTCCCAGCCTTCCTGTCCCTTGCGCCTCCGGCCTCGTTTACACCACTCAGGCAGAACAGCCGCGTCGACGCCTCTTGAAAATTTTCACGGGCCGTTGGGAATTTGAAATGAAGCCTGGGCTCGACGCGACGTTGGACAGAGACCTTGAAATATTCCCAGCCATTGTGTGGACCAATTTCGCTTAGAAGGGGAGCATCACACGCCTTCCCGTTTTGCAATCCATTCGCAAATTTCACAAATCCAGGACCTGGGACCTGTCAGAGAAATGGAAGACTCTTGTTGAGTGATTCACCCGTGATTCATCTCAACATCGCAGAGAGCGTTACGCAAGAGAAGCAGAGAAATTCCTCTCTCTATCCGGAAATCCATTGGCCGCAAGACGGGCCATGCTTGCGCTGGAGAAAGACACAGTGTTGGAAAATTCAATTGGGACTGGGCAGGATACATTGCGATCCTGGTCAGGCAGGGGAGGAGTGGTTATAGACAGCCCCCTGAGACATTTCCCCCTGCCACATCCCAGTTACGCACAcgcccccaccatcacatcaGCCCCCAGCCCTCGAGCGAAAAAGTTCGCAAGTTCACTGAGAACAGACCTTGCCCCTGTTTTTTGGTGCGTGAGTGGAACTGCCCACCATTTTTATAAAGGCCACCCACACCCGAAAACTCTTCGTCCTGCTTTAGCACCTTTGGCttcgccaaaaaaaaaccctctCATGAAATAATTCACCAGTCATAGTCTTCGAGATCCGACACTCGATTACAAAGCAGCCAAACACTGGACCTCCACGAAGCGTCCAGTTCCTTCTCGCAACCACCAGAGTTCTTCGCAACTTTGGTGACCGTGGCTCCCATCAGGACAGCGCATAAAACCATTCGCCAGATCCCTTGATATGTCAGAAATCAGAAGACAGTgcatcccccttcttcctacCGACCACAGACCAAGGTGAATTGGTCCCCTTCAGCGCCCAACACAGTAAACGGATTCGACGACAAAACCCAGCAGAAACGACTCAAAACAACAGCCTTGGCATCGGGCGAGGGGGTAtttgagagagagagagaaagaggtttttctttttaggATTTGATGTCTCGAAGGACATCACAAGAGCCGGAGACGATGGCTAGCTATTCACCCTATGCGTCCGCACGCACCGCGGAATTTTTCTACGACGACAACAAGTTTCCCAGCCCTTCTccgacaccatcaccccgGGGACCCGGCTACTATGGGCCTCCTCCGGTCCAGAGACCGGCCACCCGCGCCCACTTCCGCACTCCGAGCACCACTGGCGCCTCATTCAGGCACGAGTTCCCCAGTCCTCGGACGCCCTCGTTCTCGCCTCGGTACAATAGCGAAGGCCAGTACGCCACTGCCAATGTGAATGTGAGTCAATCGCGGTCTTCACGCAAGCCAAGTTTCTCGGCATCGCCTCCCAGGAGGGAGCGTCGCAGCACCTCTTTTTCCTATTATCCGGTCGTGGACGCGCATGGAGAGTcggacgaggacgagctcATCGAGATCGATGGTGTCACCTACCTGCTGCCGGGGAGGTCATCCAAGTCGAAGCGCAACAAGGACTTCTTCACTGTCAACGCTGGGAGAGGGCATGCAACTGATTACCACTACTACAAGCAGGGCGGTCCCTTTTtcgacagagagagagaggcggGGTTCGCGTCGCCGCGCTTTGAGGAACAGCGCCGTACAGCTCCCATCAACGGCCATGCTCGCCGCAGCTCAACATCGGTTCCTCAGAGACCTCAGACTGCCCGacccaccgccaacccccacaagaagccaccaccaccacctgctgcCCGTGCTGCCACGGAGGCGGATGCCAAGCGGCACAAGATCCCGCCCGGATACTCTCTCAAGAACTGGGATCCCACTGAGGAGCCGATCATGCTGCTGGGTAGTGTTTTCGATGCCAACTCCCTTGGAAAGTGGATTTATGACTGGACCGTCTATCACCACggaccctccacccccatctcGGACATGGCCGGAGAGCTTTGGCTCCTTCTGATCCAGCTGGCCGGAAAGATCAAGCGTGCCGAGGAGTCCGTTCCCAAGATCCGTGCCCTGGAGAACAAGCAGATGGTTGAGGACTTCATCGAGGCCGGCGACCGCCTCACCGACAAGCTCcgcaagctcctcaaggcGTGCGAGGCCCCCATGCTTCGCGTCAAGACCACCCAGAAGAAGGATCCCCAGCTCGGAAAGAATGCCGGTGTAGAGTTTGTCGAGACCCTCTTCGGCCGTGAGCGTGAGCTAGAGAAGACTGAGCGCTTTATGCATTCCGTCCGCCTCTGGAACCTGCGCTTCGACACCAACTGTGAGGAGATCCTCCGGAGCCCGACCGTGTAAAATTATTGCCATCATggttcctcatcttcctcccgcGTcagctcccctcccacatcaTACACACTATCTAtcacacacgcacacacagacacacacacacacatcacatcacatcacttcacatcacatcacacatGGTTATCATGCCatgacaacaacacaacaccaaaacaaacagaACCCGAAAAGGATTTATAGGAGCCAGGTTGTACGATTAGGTCTCTTTCCAACTCTTTTGGTCATCCGGGGTCTTTATAAAACACGGGCGGGGATCACTCCCCCTAGCGTCGTGTTGTCGTCTTTTTCCGGTCTTTCCACAGCGATACCCAATACCCAATGTGCAGACGAGGCAGGATCGGACATgattatttattattattactacTATTgaaaagcagcaacagaaGAGCTGCCGACTTGTTCTTTTtacaagagagagagggacaCGGATAACAAAAAGTACCAgtggtttttttggtttttttctaCTTGGATGGATCACGGGGCAGGTCTTTGGATCTCGGAGGatatttgtttttttttttttttaactatCAGGTCTGTTGGCGTGGGGCGGGGCGGTATGTCGCCATGTAATGGTTGTCTTGTTTTTTGTCtctttggtttggggtggtcGGCATCGCTGGGCGTCCAAGAAGCCTCGATCATTTACACTGTCATCAAGGGCGCCTCGAATTTTTTACGCGCGCCC
This window encodes:
- a CDS encoding hypothetical protein (EggNog:ENOG503NU60; COG:S); the protein is MSRRTSQEPETMASYSPYASARTAEFFYDDNKFPSPSPTPSPRGPGYYGPPPVQRPATRAHFRTPSTTGASFRHEFPSPRTPSFSPRYNSEGQYATANVNGGPFFDREREAGFASPRFEEQRRTAPINGHARRSSTSVPQRPQTARPTANPHKKPPPPPAARAATEADAKRHKIPPGYSLKNWDPTEEPIMLLGSVFDANSLGKWIYDWTVYHHGPSTPISDMAGELWLLLIQLAGKIKRAEESVPKIRALENKQMVEDFIEAGDRLTDKLRKLLKACEAPMLRVKTTQKKDPQLGKNAGVEFVETLFGRERELEKTERFMHSVRLWNLRFDTNCEYLSHTHTQTHTHTSHHITSHHITHGYHAMTTTQHQNKQNPKRIYRSQVVRLGLFPTLLVIRGLYKTRAGITPPSVVLSSFSGLSTAIPNTQCADEAGSDMIIYYYYYY